The genome window TATCACGGCGGACCAAACACGGTTGCGTCAGATCGTTTTGAATCTGCTCAGCAATGCCTGCAAGTTCACGGAGCAGGGACGTGTAGAGATCGACGTGAAACCTATCGATGACACTTTTGAGGTGGCAGTAAGCGACACAGGCATAGGACTCAGCGACGAACAAATTGGCCGACTCTTCGAAGAGTTCAGCCAAGCCGACACATCGACCACCCGCCGTTTTGGCGGGACAGGATTAGGCTTGGCTATCAGCCGGCGCCTAGCACGTATGATGGGCGGCGATATTCAAGTAAAAAGCGAGTTCGGCAAAGGGTCAACATTCAATCTAATCATTCCCCGTAGAGCAATTGTCGCAGCTGAGGCAGACGAGGATACGTCGCTAAAAGAGAAGGCTCCAGTGAGTGAGCAAGCGTCCTCACGGAATCGCAGGGTTCTAGTCGTGGATGATGACAGCACAGCCAGAGAGTTGCTGCGCGTTATGCTCGCCAAGGAAGGGTACGATGTAGTCACTGCGGTAGATGGTCGAGAAGGCCTCGAGTTGGCGAAACGCCTCAATCCCTCGGTCATTACCTTGGACATCATTATGCCCGAGGTAGACGGTTGGGATTTCTTGCAGCAGATCAAATCCGATACCGCGACCTCAGCCATCCCCGTAATCATGGTGACTATGCTCGATCAACCTGAGCGAGGGCTCGCACTGGGCGCCTCTGAGTACCTAACCAAACCAATCGACCGGGAGATGCTCAAGCGGCTCCTTGCGAGCTATCACACTCAGGAGAGGACACCTGAGGTCTTGCTGATCGAAGATGACGAACAGACACGAAGCGTGCTTAAGGGAATTTTTGCCAAGGGTGGTTGGAAAGTAGCCGAGGCAGCAAATGGGAAAATCGGGATAAACGCTCTTCAGAGCGCTAAGCCGGATCTGATTCTACTCGACATCTTGATGCCGGAGATGGACGGGTTCGAGTTCCTTGAACAGCTACGTCAGTCAAGCGATCACCGCTCGATCCCCGTCGTGGTGCTAACGGCGGCAGATTTGACGCCGGAAGACCATCTACGGCTGAACGGCGGAGTCCGTACGATTATCCAGAAGCGTGGCCTTAGCCGAGATGATCTGCTCGAGAAGATGCGGCGCATGATTTCTGAGGTAGCCAAGCATGAGTCGGCAAATGTAGGTGTATGATGCTGAAGGTTCTCTATATCGAAGACAACGAGGACAACATCTACCTATTCAAGCGGCGTCTAGGAAAGCAGGGTTATGAAGTGCTCATTGCGCGCGATGGCGGCAAGGGTCTTGAACTTGCCAGATCCGAGCAGCCAACGGTGATCTTGATGGACCTTGATCTTCCGGTGGTGGACGGTTGGGAAGCAACGCGGCTGCTGAAGGCAGCGCCAAAGACGCAGGATATCCCAATTATCGCCGTTTCTTCCTATGCAATGGCTGAGGACCGACGGAGAGCGATCGAAGCGGGTTGTGATGACTTTTTCTCTAAGCCAGTTGATATGAAGGCGCTCGTGACGCGGATCGAAGGGCTTAGCCATGCTTGATCGCGATTGTTCTTGGTACCAAACACATAACTGCTGCTAGTCGAGAGGCTGAATGATCAAGATTCTTTACGTTGAGGACAACGAGGATAACGTCTACATGCTGACCCAGCGACTCAGCCGAAAGGGTTATGAGGTTGTTGTCGCGTCTGATGGCGAACAAGGCGTCCGCATGTCGCAATCCGAATCTCCAGCTTTGATCATCATGGACCTTGGCTTACCCGTATTAG of Limibacillus sp. contains these proteins:
- a CDS encoding response regulator gives rise to the protein MLKVLYIEDNEDNIYLFKRRLGKQGYEVLIARDGGKGLELARSEQPTVILMDLDLPVVDGWEATRLLKAAPKTQDIPIIAVSSYAMAEDRRRAIEAGCDDFFSKPVDMKALVTRIEGLSHA